Proteins from a single region of bacterium:
- a CDS encoding AtpZ/AtpI family protein, translating into MVKNLETIKKVAYASSIGIVLVTSTFIGLGIGYFLDSRFGTTPWLTIGGLLLGIIAGFYNGYEMIMKIMKE; encoded by the coding sequence GTGGTTAAAAATCTTGAGACCATAAAGAAAGTAGCGTATGCAAGTAGTATTGGAATTGTGCTCGTTACTTCAACTTTTATTGGCTTAGGAATAGGTTATTTTTTAGATTCACGATTTGGCACAACACCATGGTTGACTATTGGCGGATTATTACTGGGTATCATCGCGGGCTTTTACAATGGCTATGAAATGATAATGAAAATTATGAAAGAATGA